Within Metabacillus sp. KUDC1714, the genomic segment CAGCAACAATGCAGTTAGATCCTGAAGCAATCCATCATGCAGAAAATGCGATAAGTGATGCAAAGGATCTAATGAATCGATCACCTAAAACAGGTGTTGATCAAGAGTTTTTAACAAAGCAGCAACAATTATTAGATCAATGTGAGCATCAATTATCTGAGGCAAAGCAATAAAAAAAATCCGCGATATGCGGATTTTTTTATTGCTAGAACATTCAAGATCTATTTAGGATTTAGCATTTATAATAACTTTTCTCCAACTTCTTTTATCTTTTGACCTACAGTACATTGATTAATACAAAAAGAGTGAGCATGACGCTTACCAAATTCTTCACGGAAATGCTTCTTTAGTAGACAATTAACACAATAAGTATCTAATATTTCACTAAGTTCCTGCAATGTTTGTTTTTTACTCATTTTCGTCAACTTCCTCGTCCAATATCAATTTACTTCTAATTTCAATTCCACTCATCGCTTGTGTTGCTAGTTTATCTGCTTCATTATTCTCTTTCCTAGATATAGCCTCATACTCAGGTATGATATGAAGACTTTTTATTTTATTCTCTATACGATCTAACCAAATTGTAAATTCTTCCTCATAGCATGGCCATTCACCAGATAGCTGGTTTAGTACTACTTGGGAATCACCTTTAAATACTATCTTTTGTTTTGTTATTCCATACTCCTCTAGTATATTTACCAAATAATAAAAAGCTGCATATTCTGCTTCATTATTTGATGTTAACTCCATAACCTTCTCATTCATTCTGATCCGATAACGATTACCACTCTGTGTGTAGTAGACTACAGCCCCAAAGCCTGCTAATTTAGTGTTTTTCTGATATCCACCATCAAAATATGCAATAACATCATGTGGTTCATCCTTAACAATATCTTTAAGACGTTTTAATTCCTTTAGCGTCCAGGTTTGCCCGTCTTCAGATGAAAAATAAAGTTGTTTTACTCTTCCAGTTTGCATAAAATCTTCAGCTAAAAGTATCGTCTCATTTAATGATAAATATTCTGTCGAAATAAGTGCTTGAAACTTTTTTTTCGTTTGATATGTCCATTCGATTCTATACTTCAAAGGGTTCACTCCTGATTAAGTTCTATGGATTTCACACTCGAGTTAGTATATATAGATGTAAAAAAAAAAATGTTAATGCATTGAGATTAATTCATAAGGGTATAACCCTCCTGAATAAAATCACTTTATATTTACTAATGTTATCAATGTGCTATAATTTATTCGATTTACCTTTATTTTGATTCCATTAACCATAAGTTAATCATTTTTGTTTATTTCTAACTAACTATTTTCTATGAGTTTAAAAAAGTGCCAATGAAACCTATTTTATCACCGTTTTTGTTTTTGTTAAACAATTTAACATCGTTAGGAGGTTATGAGTTAATGATTGAGGTATATGTAGATGGTGCTAGTGCTGGCGATCCTGGATTGTCAGGTGCTGGAGTTTTTATTAAAGGGCATGGAAAAGCAGAACAGTACTCACTCCCTCTTGGGATAATGACAAATCATGAAGCAGAATACCATGCATTAATAAAAGGCTTGGAAATTTGTTTAGAAAATGGTTATCAAATTGTATCGTTTCGCACAGACTCACAGCTTGTCGAACGTGCCATCGAAAAACAATTTGTTAAAAACCCCTCGTATGCACCACTACTTGAACGTGTTTTAGAGTTATCAAAAGAATTTGATCTTTTCTTTATTAAGTGGATTCCTAGTAAAGAAAATAAAGTAGCTGATCAACTTGCGAGAAATGCTATTTTAAACAATAAGTAAAACGATAGAGAAGAAAGATGTGAAGAGTATGAAAAAAACAGCATTAGCTGATATAAGTTTATTATTTGTAGCATTTATATGGGGTTCAACATTTGTGATTGTTCAAAAGGCGATACAATTCCTACCCCCTCATTTTTTTAATGGTACGAGATTTTTATTAGCAGCTTTATTATTATTTATCTTTATGAAAAAAAAATCGAAGTTTTCAATCAACTTATTAGGAGCTGGTATGTTTTTAGGTGTGTTTTTATTTCTCGGCTACGCTTTTCAAACGATCGGTTTACTTTATACAACTTCTTCAAAAGCAGGCTTTATTACGGGGCTTAGCGTTATGATTGTACCACTTTTTGCAATATGGATATTAAAGGATAAACCTAGATCAATCGTTTTTCTTAGTGCTTTTATTGGAGCACTTGGACTCTACTTCCTTACTGTAGGAGATATGATGAGTATGAATATAGGTGATCTCCTTGTTTTCTTCTGTGCTATTGCATTTGCACTTCATATTATTTTTACTAGTAAATTTTCGAGCAAGCATGAGGCGATACCATTAACAATTGTTCAATTATCTACTGTGTCTCTACTAAGCTTTATTAGTTCGACTATGTTTGAAAAAACATCTTTTAGTTATGATGCCTTATTTAATCGAGATGTTATTATTGCATTAGTGATTACATCTATTTTTGCAACTGCGATTGCATTCCTTATCCAGACAAAATTTCAACAATTTACTACTGCAGCAAGAGTAGCACTTATTTTTGCAATGGAGCCCGTTTTTGCTGCACTTACTGCTTTTATTGTAATCAATGAACGTCTAAGTGGAAATGGATTAATTGGTTGTTTACTTATCTTTATTGCAATGATCGTGACCGAATTACCAGATATTAAAGAAATTAAAGGGATAAAACAAAAGCATGGTATGTAAGCTCGGTTATTCGGGCTTACTTACATTAAATTCAATGATTCAACATGTCTAATTGCCTGTTTCCTGTTTATAATTGCTTCTTTATCTAACATCTCTAACAAGGAAATGAAAAAAGCACCATCAAATTCCTTTTGGATTTTTAATGTAAGCTCAATTGCTATAATGACGATTTCATCCTGTGAATTTGTATAATGTTTGCCAAACTGAATAAAGCCGTATGCGTCCTCACCTAAAGTAAAGCCCTTTCCTGTTAAATATTCTACGTAATCTGTAACTGTTTGCACCGTTTTTGCCAATTTGAATTCCATCCTTACATAATCAGTATATAGACAATGATAGCGAATCCTGTCGATTAATTCTATTGTTTTTTAGTAGAAATATAAAAGTTTATTATGTAAAATTTATCTAATAATGAAGACTTTTGACTTAGGGATAACTTAACCAAAAGTTTTTTTAATTAATTTTATGAGAAAATGGTCATAATACATGTGGAGGTGACATGATAATGAGTAGTGAAAAAAGAGGTAATAATCGTGGTCAAAAAGCACCAAGTGTCAATCCACAAGGATATGGAGAAGATGTTGAGTTTTCAACAGAACCAAAGAGCAAGCTAGAAAATGCTGCTAAGAAGAAAAATACGAAGTAAGAAAAGCTCAGGGCGCCTTGATCAGACTAAGGCAGGCATAAGACGCAAAGGAATAGGAGAGTTCTTTGTCTTCAATTCCTTAGTGGCTGTAGACCTAAGATGGTCTAGGCGCTGGAGCTAGGTCCAAAATTAAGTTAGAAAAAATATAAATTTTGAAACTATAAGAGAGGCATTTATATAGCCTCTCCTACAACTGTAATATTTTTCAAAAGTGTGTGAACACCTCTTAATTCGAGATCTTTTATCATTGAAAACGCTCTGTCCTCATTAACCAGAAAAAGTGTATCATCAATTAAACATTGTAAAGGTGCTTGACAGTTAATTTCAGCAAGCTTTCTTGAGAGATGGAGCATTTCCAAGTCATTTTCAATTTTTGTTTTCTGCCCCTTTGTTAAATCTTTCAGACTTTCAAGAAGGACATCAATTGATTTGTATTGACTAATAAGTTTATAAGCGGTCTTTTCTCCGATTCCTTTAACTCCAGGATAATTATCACTTGAATCTCCCATTAATGCTTTTACATCAATTAGCATATATGGTTCAATTTCAAACTCATCCATAAATGTTTGTTTTGTATAATGTTTGTAGTTTCCAATTCCCTTTTGAAAAATTAGGACATCAACATTGTCATTTAGTAATTGCAAAATATCCTTATCACCAGTTAATATGGATATTTTCATTTCAGCCTCATACGTTTTAGCTAACGTTCCAATACAATCGTCTGCCTCAAACCCTTCAATACCTAAATTAGGAATATCTAAAGCTTCTACTACCTCTCTTGCTAGATCAAATTGCGGAACTAACTCGACTGGGGCCTCAGGTCTATTTGCTTTATAACCGTCAAAGAGTTCATTACGATATGTTTTGCTTCCCATATCCCAACAACAAACAACATGAGTAGGTTTCACATAATCAATTGCTGCTATAAGATGTTTTAAAAGACCTGTAACTGCATTTGTAGGAATTCCCTTACTATTTATCATAAACTGTCCATAAACAGATGTAGCATAAAATGAACGAAATAATAATGCCATACCGTCAACGATTAATAAATGATTTTCTTTCTTCATTTAATTCCCTCCTGCCTAAATACTACTAGTATCATAACATATAATGCCCATTAGTGGATTGGAACTTCAACCCAGGCATATGCTGTTTGAATAATAGTATTAACACATAACAAAAAAACTAAGCCAACTGGCTTAGTCTTTATTTTTACTACTCATTTTGTGAGCTTCATTTTGTGCATATGATGCAAATTCTGTGTTAAAATCATTCTTTTTCTTTTTATTATTGTTGCGTTGTGCATTTGCGTTTCCAAGTTTTGTACGACCCATAACATTCACCCTTTCAAGTTTAATCGAGATTAGCTTTCCACCTCAACCACAATTTAAATCTTTGAAAGGTAAAAATGAATGATGGAAATATTCGGTGTTTTATTTACCGTATTTTTTTCGGACAAATTCTTGAACCATTTCCTTCGTCACCGTTTTACGTGTTGGAACAATTCCTTCAGATGCTAGACGATTCATTTCTCCTGTAACTTGATTAATGTTATCAACCTCATACGGAAGGGAGCTAACACATAATTGGATGGCCTCTTCAATTAATGATTCACGTTTTGCCTCAAGCTTTAAAAATGATTGAATGTGATTATGCTGTTTTTTACTATGCTGTGATATTGCTTCATGAACATTACTCATTTATGCTTCCTCTTTTCTCCATTAGCCTTTTAACATGTTCTTTAGGTTCCCAGCACTGAAACGCATATGATGGCTTTGTTTCATATTTTAGACGGCTGCACAAATAAGTCATTTTTTTATCTATACGTACAGCTTGAAAATGAATACAGGTAGCACATACCTGATACGCTTTAGAATTCATGGTAATCCTCCCAAAGACACATGTTAATTCGTGTTTATATCCTATGATTTTATCACAAGTTAACGATAATGATCATCCATTAAGAAGATTTATTGTTGATTCTAAAGTAACTTGTAACTGTTTTAATTGTTCAGTATCTTCTGCCTGTATATCAAGTAAAGCATCAAAGCCTTCTTCAGTTTGTATTCGTGTCGCTTGAACAAGACTTGAATGAATATTCTTGATCACCTCTTTATAATAATTAGAAAATTCATTTAAGTAATGTTCTAATGTAACAGATACTGGAACATCTATACGTTTAAGTAAATCTTCACTCATAGTCTTTTTCTCATTCTTTTCAAAAAATGCCTTCGTATTTTTAAATAATTTCAATGAAAGGTTTAAATTAGTGACCATAGCTGAAGAAAATTCAACCGTAATGAGAGGTGTTTGAATATCTTTCATTTCAGGCATAGTCAAGGTTACTGATTGGGATTGTTTTTTGATCAGTTGTGTTATTCTTATGAATTCATCAGCTAACACCTTTTGAATGAAACGCTCCACTCTCAGAGTTGTTGCTTGTAGCTCTTGTACTAATTCAAATTCAATTGTTCTAATTAATTCCATTAAACAAGATTGAAGCGCTAGTTGAGTATTTTTATTTTGATTAAATACCCCTGGATGAAAGGATTCTTTGAAGAAATCATTGAAACGCAATAGCAATCTTTGTTTCACATAAAAGATAAGTTCCTCAATTTCCTGATTAACAGTATTCATAATATGCGTATTTGTCAACGCAGTTATTTCTTGCTCTACGTTCTTTTTTTCTTCAATCAGTTTTAACTTAATACTCTCTTTTTCCGCTTCATCTTTTTCAGCAGCCTGGATAAGCGACACTAATCTTTCATTTGTACGTTTCAAGCCTTCATTTATTGAAATAATTGTTGTATTAGTCAATTCTTGTTTAATAAAATACTCAAATTGTTCTTTAAACAGCATATAGTCTTTTTCTATATCCAACTTGTTAGAAATGATATTTAAGCTTGATACACCATAGAGTCGAATATTCCTGATTTCCTGCTGTAAGAGTTGATCGCGTATATAGTTTTTTACAAGTTCGACTTCCTGTTCATCCTTAGCTAAATCAATTGCATTGATTATAAAAAACATCTTATCTAACGTAAATGAGTCCTTTACACGTCCCAATTGACGAAGGAATTCTCTGTCTCCTTTGGAAAATGGATGGTTATAATACGTTACATAAAGAATAGCATCTGCCTTTTTAATATATTGAAAGGCGACATCAGTATGTCGTTTATGAAGGGAATCAGCTCCAGGTGTGTCGACTAATGTTATTCCAGCTTTTGTAATTGCACAATCATAATAAAGGATGACTTCTTCTACCAAACAAGCTTTTTCTTCTTTTGCTACAAAATCTTTAAACGTTTCTTTTGTTGATGTTATAAGCAAGCCGCTGCTTGTAAGTTTTTGATAGTCAATTAGTGCTATGGTGTACTTTTTTATACTGTCCTTTTCAGATTGATCTTTTCCTTCAACATTTTTGAGTTTTACAATCAATTCCTCTAAGGTCAATTGTTTGTTGGTTAATGATGGAATACTTTCTACAACTTCCTTTATTATTGCTTCTTCTGCTTTTAATTTCACTTCTACTAATCCATGTTTCTTTTCCTCTGTAGTAGGAGCAATTTTATTAATCGTTGCAGTTGTAGGCGTTGGAGAAGATGGTAATACTCGCTCACCAATTAATGCATTCGCAAATGATGATTTCCCAGCACTAAATGCCCCAAATAATGCAACAGTAAATGATCGATTATTGTAACTATTTACTTTACTCTCTAATGAATCAGTAAATTGTTTAAATCCACGGATACCTCTAAGTCGTTTAATCATTTCTTGTGTTTCGGTTATAAATTGGTCTTTGTTATCCAGTTGACTTGCAACATGCTTTTCCTCTGAACGTTTTTCCTCTGATTCAATTTTGACTACTTCTTTCAAATTTAA encodes:
- a CDS encoding DUF2564 family protein codes for the protein MNELSQIEMSVKAAQKMVGSATMQLDPEAIHHAENAISDAKDLMNRSPKTGVDQEFLTKQQQLLDQCEHQLSEAKQ
- a CDS encoding zinc-finger domain-containing protein translates to MSKKQTLQELSEILDTYCVNCLLKKHFREEFGKRHAHSFCINQCTVGQKIKEVGEKLL
- a CDS encoding reverse transcriptase-like protein — encoded protein: MNPLKYRIEWTYQTKKKFQALISTEYLSLNETILLAEDFMQTGRVKQLYFSSEDGQTWTLKELKRLKDIVKDEPHDVIAYFDGGYQKNTKLAGFGAVVYYTQSGNRYRIRMNEKVMELTSNNEAEYAAFYYLVNILEEYGITKQKIVFKGDSQVVLNQLSGEWPCYEEEFTIWLDRIENKIKSLHIIPEYEAISRKENNEADKLATQAMSGIEIRSKLILDEEVDENE
- a CDS encoding reverse transcriptase-like protein, with the protein product MIEVYVDGASAGDPGLSGAGVFIKGHGKAEQYSLPLGIMTNHEAEYHALIKGLEICLENGYQIVSFRTDSQLVERAIEKQFVKNPSYAPLLERVLELSKEFDLFFIKWIPSKENKVADQLARNAILNNK
- a CDS encoding DMT family transporter; translation: MKKTALADISLLFVAFIWGSTFVIVQKAIQFLPPHFFNGTRFLLAALLLFIFMKKKSKFSINLLGAGMFLGVFLFLGYAFQTIGLLYTTSSKAGFITGLSVMIVPLFAIWILKDKPRSIVFLSAFIGALGLYFLTVGDMMSMNIGDLLVFFCAIAFALHIIFTSKFSSKHEAIPLTIVQLSTVSLLSFISSTMFEKTSFSYDALFNRDVIIALVITSIFATAIAFLIQTKFQQFTTAARVALIFAMEPVFAALTAFIVINERLSGNGLIGCLLIFIAMIVTELPDIKEIKGIKQKHGM
- a CDS encoding DUF6123 family protein, whose product is MAKTVQTVTDYVEYLTGKGFTLGEDAYGFIQFGKHYTNSQDEIVIIAIELTLKIQKEFDGAFFISLLEMLDKEAIINRKQAIRHVESLNLM
- the sspL gene encoding small, acid-soluble spore protein L; this translates as MSSEKRGNNRGQKAPSVNPQGYGEDVEFSTEPKSKLENAAKKKNTK
- a CDS encoding 5'-3' exonuclease → MKKENHLLIVDGMALLFRSFYATSVYGQFMINSKGIPTNAVTGLLKHLIAAIDYVKPTHVVCCWDMGSKTYRNELFDGYKANRPEAPVELVPQFDLAREVVEALDIPNLGIEGFEADDCIGTLAKTYEAEMKISILTGDKDILQLLNDNVDVLIFQKGIGNYKHYTKQTFMDEFEIEPYMLIDVKALMGDSSDNYPGVKGIGEKTAYKLISQYKSIDVLLESLKDLTKGQKTKIENDLEMLHLSRKLAEINCQAPLQCLIDDTLFLVNEDRAFSMIKDLELRGVHTLLKNITVVGEAI
- a CDS encoding DUF2533 family protein, which gives rise to MSNVHEAISQHSKKQHNHIQSFLKLEAKRESLIEEAIQLCVSSLPYEVDNINQVTGEMNRLASEGIVPTRKTVTKEMVQEFVRKKYGK